The Syntrophotalea acetylenivorans genome contains the following window.
CAGCGCAGATTTCCTGATAAAGACCATTTCACTCTCTATAGAGGGGTGTACGGATTCGAGGAACACGTCATCCTTGAGAAATTCGATAAGCATAATTGCCTGATGCGGCTCAATAATCTTAATTCCTTTACCGGCGATTTCGAGCGGGCCTGGGAATTCGGTAGTCGAGTTCTGAAAACCGAAATTCCTTTGGCCAAGATTGTTTTTTTCAATGGCCTGCTTCCCACTGCCCGGTTGCAGGGAGAGGAGGAATACCTGGTGATCGGCGGTGAATACGAAGTCGAGGTAATGATCGGTGGCTGATCCGGGATACCCGGCAAAGAACCGGGACGAGATCGTGGCGAGGGCGCAAGCTGCTTTTCTGGGTTTGGCCCTGGGTGATGCACTGGGCGCCACCACGGAGTTTCTTCTGCCTGGTGAGATTCGCTTTCGGCACAAGGTGCATAACAAGATTATTGGCGGCGGCTGGTTGAATCTCAAGGCCGGTCAGGTAACTGATGATACGGAGATGAGCTTGTGCATTGCTCGGGCTATCGACGAAACCGGCGGTTGGGATAGAGTTCGTATCATGGAGCTTTTCGCCGAATGGCTGAAAGGCCGCCCTGTAGACGTTGGCGCCACCTGCCGCCGCAGTATCAGTCGTTACATCATCAAAGGTGAGATCGGGAAGGAGTACAGCGATCAGGACGCTGGCAATGGTGCCGCCATGCGCATGGCACCCGTGGCCTTGTTTTCCCTGGGGGACGAGGACCTGCTCAGGGAGCAGGCTGTCGATCAAGCAAGGCTGACCCACCACAACAAACTTTCCGATGCTGCTTGCATCACCATTGGTCGTCTGGTTCAGCAGGCCATCCTCGGTGCGGATCGTCCCGCATTGCATAGCATTGTGCGGCAACTTTACAGTGAGTGCCCAAAATTCCAATGCAAACGCTACCGGGGTGGTGCCTCGGCCTATGTGGTCGAAACCCTGCAGACCGTCTTTCATTATTTCTTCGGTACTGCCCATTTTGAAGAATGCCTGGTCGGGGTGGTCAATCAGGGAGGGGATGCCGACACCACCGGAGCCATTGCCGGTATGATTGCGGGGGCGTTCTACGGTATGGATTCCTTACCGAAAAAGTGGCTTAAAAAACTTGATCCGATGGTTCGCAAAGAGATCGAAGTACTGGCCGAGCGTTTGGTGGAATTTTCTCCACTGGGGAAGCAGTTTTAACCTGGTACCGGACGTTTTTCTCAACACTGCCAGCGGTACCATCACCAAGCTTTTCCCTGACATAAGCATTCTTATTTAAGGCCACCGAAATTCGGTGGCTTTTTTACTAAAAACCACAGCTAGATGAAGTGGCAGTGCCCAGGAAACGAAGGACAGGTCCGGCAAAGGGCTTATATGTTTTAATGGCCAGTTTGATTTTCGAGATCATAGGGTAAAGTTAAACGAGGTTATTGGCTGCTGGAGTTAAGTGGTGAACGCCGGGAATAGATCCTTTATCGAGAAAGGAGAAAATTATGAGTGTAACGAAACTGGCAATTGCTTTTATGTTCTGCGCTTTGGTTATGGGTTGCGCGGCCAGCGGGATGAAGGACGTTACAAAGACCGGGTTCCTTGAAGACTACAGTATGCTTAAACCGGGTGGTGAGGATTTCGCGGCTCTGGTTTACATCAATTCAGAGATCGATTTTAAACCGTACGACAAAATTATGTTCGAACGCATCCAGATATCTTTAAGTGATGAGGCTGAATACAAGGGGTTTGATCCGGCCTTGCTCAATGAGCTCACAGAATATTATCAAAACGCGTTGTTTGAGGCGGTCAAAGGTGGTTATGAAATCGTTGATTAACCGGGGCCAGGAGTTTTAAGAGTAAGAACGGCGATTACCGATGTTAAACCAAGCAAACCTATTTCGAACACGATGTCATCCATTATTCCGGTGGGTATGGTTGTCGCCGGTGCAACGAAGGCAGCCAGCGGAGATAATTTAGGGACCGGCGAGGCGGCTACTGAAATCGAAATTCTCGACTCTCTAACGGGAGAACGACTCGCTGCAGCAGTTGATCGCCGACAGGGCGGCAAAAGTGCTTTCAGGGGTAAATGGGTGGACACCAAGCAGGCTTTTGATTATTGGGCGAAACGTTTCCGTCAGCGGTTGGATGCAGTACGAGGACTATAAAAACCAGTATTTTAATTCCGTTTGATGTTTTTGAACGGCGAATCATCGAGTAGTCTTATCCGAACTTAGCGCCGCTGAGTAGAGCCTATTGATCCAAGGATCAATAGGCTCTGTTTGATGGGAAGAAGGAAGTGTTTGTTTTAACTTATTTATGGGAGCAAATACCAATAGCAAAAAGTAGGAACTACTTATTTTCAAG
Protein-coding sequences here:
- the draG gene encoding ADP-ribosyl-[dinitrogen reductase] hydrolase, producing MADPGYPAKNRDEIVARAQAAFLGLALGDALGATTEFLLPGEIRFRHKVHNKIIGGGWLNLKAGQVTDDTEMSLCIARAIDETGGWDRVRIMELFAEWLKGRPVDVGATCRRSISRYIIKGEIGKEYSDQDAGNGAAMRMAPVALFSLGDEDLLREQAVDQARLTHHNKLSDAACITIGRLVQQAILGADRPALHSIVRQLYSECPKFQCKRYRGGASAYVVETLQTVFHYFFGTAHFEECLVGVVNQGGDADTTGAIAGMIAGAFYGMDSLPKKWLKKLDPMVRKEIEVLAERLVEFSPLGKQF